A DNA window from Daucus carota subsp. sativus chromosome 3, DH1 v3.0, whole genome shotgun sequence contains the following coding sequences:
- the LOC108212338 gene encoding putative late blight resistance protein homolog R1B-16, producing MAFQVDLLFHDMIQQVNRLLEYPKWLSVERSQISFYSIKLTSIYMAFQTRPMKCQDNLSELLVDTTLHILVRRILDSKNLGTSGEFSNLIDPPDLTLIGMRLAFEVQVIYKAFMQDSSLDLSLQDKDLNFTFGPYMNPDGDMKFQEVFIGFKSEASGLLQQLASITKKKLEVISVVGMAGLGKTTLATRLYNDPYVMHYFYIRAWVTCSQVYRKKDLLLSILRSVSDITDDICEMDDNVVAHHLYRALMGRRYLIVIDDIWSNEAWDDFKRCFPDDNNGSKIMMTTRLKDVALHAQPEGNPLCLRFLTEEESFDLLRRKAFIWGIFSGNLSLIGKSISSKCRGLPLAIVVIAGILKNKYQVDWWEQVAESVSSYILSDEKQYMDTLALSYNHLPQHLRPLFLSFGAFPEDHDIIWLWITEGFILPDSTRKSLEDVAEHYLMDLVSRSLVVAEKLRKRIFHLISTSTINILIHVLAVQQIPLKNPIFVSALPMHQTVLAILSEVSQSNHVDVSITCDTSKLMRTLDLSSIELLVFPTELLQLVQLRYLELQFRTGNPPESISHLKELQTLIMSSRMHIVVPNNTWKMKHLKHFCIKSGVNLVNFSSVDDNSSLLEHLQTMSLVSPTRSCRHMLARTYNLQKLGLCGPMTTASGDLKFPDICHLKQLTTLKLLNTIPLCKVARLSDSFLFPETLKSLSLSNTYLGWKEAWAFEMIPNLEVLKLKFHAFVGNDWETRPEAFPHLKFLRLDELDIVTWTASRNHFPVLQRLQVWRCSYLMEIPEDFGNICTLEWIELSGCSDAAADSARDIMKEQGSNGNDWLKIRLNPGLTPS from the exons ATGGCATTCCAAGTAGATCTTCTGTTTCATGATATGATCCAGCAGGTGAACAGGCTTCTTGAATATCCTAAATGGCTTTCTGTAGAAAGATCTcagatttctttttattctatAAAGCTCACCTCCATCTACATGGCATTCCAAACGCGTCCAATGAAATGTCAGGATAATTTGTCTGAGTTGTTAGTTGATACAACACTCCATATTCTTGTCAGGAGGATACTTGATAGTAAGAATCTGGGAACAAGCGGTGAGTTTTCCAACTTAATTGATCCTCCTGATCTCACCCTTATTGGAATGCGACTAGCTTTTGAAGTTCAGGTGATTTACAAAGCCTtcatgcaagattcttcattggATCTTTCCCTTCAAGATAAGGATTTGAATTTCACTTTCGGTCCATATATGAATCCGGATGGGGACATGAAATTTCAAGAAGTGTTCATTGGATTCAAGTCGGAGGCTAGTGGTTTACTCCAACAACTTGCTTCAATCACAAAGAAAAAGCTAGAAGTTATTTCCGTTGTAGGAATGGCTGGACTTGGTAAGACCACATTAGCTACAAGACTTTATAATGATCCTTACGTTATGCATTACTTCTATATTCGAGCATGGGTCACCTGTTCTCAGGTCTATCGGAAGAAGGATTTGTTGCTTTCTATATTAAGGTCTGTTAGTGACATTACTGATGATATCTGTGAGATGGATGATAATGTGGTAGCCCATCACTTATATAGAGCTTTGATGGGACGGAGATATCTTATTGTAATTGATGATATTTGGAGCAATGAGGCTTGGGATGATTTTAAAAGATGTTTTCCAGATGACAACAATGGAAGTAAGATAATGATGACCACCCGGCTCAAAGATGTTGCATTGCATGCCCAACCCGAAGGGAATCCACTGTGCTTGAGGTTCCTAACTGAAGAGGAAAGTTTTGATTTGTTGAGAAGGAAAGCTTTCATATGGGGGATATTTTCTGGTAATTTGAGCTTGATTGGAAAGAGTATTTCAAGTAAATGTCGTGGCTTGCCTCTGGCAATTGTTGTTATTGCTGGAATACTCAAAAACAAATATCAGGTAGATTGGTGGGAGCAGGTTGCAGAAAGTGTAAGTTCATATATTTTATCTGATGAAAAACAATACATGGATACACTGGCATTAAGTTATAACCACTTGCCTCAACACTTAAGGcctctttttctctcttttgGAGCATTTCCAGAAGATCATGACATCATTTGGTTATGGATTACAGAGGGATTTATACTTCCTGACAGCACAAGAAAGAGCTTAGAGGATGTTGCTGAGCACTACCTTATGGATCTTGTAAGTAGAAGTCTTGTTGTTGCGG AAAAGCTGAGGAAGAGAATTTTTCACCTGATATCTACAAGTACAATAAACATTCTTATACATGTCCTCGCTGTTCAACAAATTCCTCTAAAAAATCCCATCTTCGTCTCTGCACTACCAATGCATCAAACTGTTCTTGCTATACTTTCTGAAGTCTCACAATCAAATCACGTGGATGTATCAATTACATGTGATACCTCCAAACTTATGAGAACTCTGGATCTTTCATCTATAGAATTGTTAGTATTTCCAACCGAGTTGTTGCAACTAGTACAATTGAGGTATTTAGAACTTCAGTTTAGGACTGGTAACCCTCCCGAATCTATATCCCACCTTAAAGAACTCCAGACACTTATTATGTCATCAAGAATGCACATAGTTGTTCCAAACAATACGTGGAAGATGAAACACTTGAagcatttttgtataaaatcagGGGTAAATCTCGTGAATTTCTCTTCTGTTGATGATAATTCTAGCTTGCTGGAGCACTTGCAGACCATGTCACTTGTGAGCCCTACTAGGTCATGTCGACATATGTTAGCTAGAACTTATAACTTGCAGAAGCTTGGTCTTTGTGGACCAATGACAACAGCCAGCGGGGATTTGAAGTTTCCAGATATCTGCCATTTAAAGCAACTCACAACATTGAAGTTGTTAAATACAATTCCTTTGTGCAAAGTCGCCAGACTAAGCGATTCATTTCTATTTCCTGAAACTCTTAAAAGTCTTTCTTTATCAAATACTTATTTGGGTTGGAAGGAAGCTTGGGCCTTTGAAATGATACCTAATCTTGAAGTTCTCAAGTTAAAATTTCATGCCTTCGTGGGTAATGACTGGGAAACAAGACCGGAAGCATTCCCTCATCTTAAATTTCTAAGACTTGATGAATTGGATATTGTGACTTGGACAGCTTCTCGTAATCACTTTCCAGTGCTTCAGCGCTTGCAGGTGTGGCGATGCTCATATCTGATGGAGATTCCGGAAGACTTTGGTAATATATGCACACTTGAGTGGATTGAACTAAGTGGGTGTAGTGATGCTGCAGCAGATTCAGCAAGGGATATTATGAAAGAGCAAGGGAGCAATGGCAACGACTGGCTTAAAATCCGTCTTAACCCTGGACTAACACCTAGCTAA
- the LOC108212339 gene encoding kinase-interacting family protein isoform X1, whose protein sequence is MSKMDEKCDNNVWKQSNKNSSSSSTCSKPSWLLLSVADLDNRMKMVSSNANKEEAKGDSFAEQAATYYEKRPQLLALLHDLHNGYLTLTDRYCQTLAKHKHRHSSSASSIPSIQLNSDEEIFCGSEVDNEYGESSLSFQAPILTPCKSHQVVMDADLIIADLVNKNVEYEVTVNELDGEENKWKEFSRKIELQKSLLEVLESERLVLLNENARLGYRVGTLVEENKGLSAESLFMKRKAGELARCVLKMRDDYRVCMLSRKIENLQAQIYSLEKRNKEYYEQLVKQEEEKKTKITMKKIMKHNAGEATLEDFFQVEEEEEEEEEADGDPKPRWQRSGGNVRGSGRRVSKIWDRMKNIDMLLCGPHYNASSC, encoded by the exons ATGTCAAAAATGGATGAAAAATGTGATAATAATGTATGGAAGCAATCAAATAaaaacagcagcagcagcagcactTGTTCCAAGCCTTCTTGGTTGCTTCTCTCCGTGGCTG ACTTGGACAATAGGATGAAAATGGTGTCTTCAAACGCTAACAAAGAGGAAGCCAAGGGGGACAGTTTTGCAGAACAAGCTGCAACGTATTACGAGAAGCGCCCTCAGCTATTGGCTCTGCTCCATGACCTCCACAATGGTTATCTCACCTTAACTGATCGTTACTGCCAAACGCTTGCTAAGCATAAGCATCGACATTCTTCATCAGCATCTTCAATTCCAAGCATTCAATTGAATTCTGATGAAGAAATTTTTTGTGGTAGTGAAGTTGACAATGAGTATGGTGAGAGCTCTTTGTCATTCCAAGCTCCAATTTTGACCCCATGCAAGAGTCATCAAGTTGTTATGGATGCTGACCTGATAATTGCTGACCTTGTGAATAAGAACGTGGAATATGAGGTCACTGTTAATGAGctggatggagaagagaacaAGTGGAAGGAGTTTTCAAGAAAAATAGAGCTCCAGAAAAGCTTGCTGGAAGTTTTGGAATCAGAGAGGCTGGTTTTATTAAATGAGAATGCTAGGTTAGGATACAGAGTAGGTACACTGGTGGAAGAGAACAAAGGGTTGTCTGCTGAGTCTTTGTTCATGAAGAGAAAGGCCGGTGAGCTTGCACGTTGTGTATTGAAGATGAGAGATGACTATAGAGTGTGTATGCTTAGCCGAAAAATTGAGAACCTGCAAGCTCAAATATATAGTTTGGAAAAGAGGAACAAGGAGTACTATGAGCAACTTGTTAAACAAGAAGAGGAGAAGAAGACTAAGATCACTATGAAGAAGATAATGAAACACAATGCTGGAGAAGCAACATTGGAGGATTTCTTTCAAGTagaagaggaggaggaggaggaggaggaggctGATGGTGATCCCAAACCGCGATGGCAGCGCAGTGGTGGCAATGTAAGAGGGAGTGGCAGGAGGGTTTCCAAGATTTGGGATAGGATGAAGAACATTGACATGCTTCTATGTGGTCCACACTACAACGCGTCTAGTTGCTGA
- the LOC108212339 gene encoding kinase-interacting family protein isoform X2 has translation MKMVSSNANKEEAKGDSFAEQAATYYEKRPQLLALLHDLHNGYLTLTDRYCQTLAKHKHRHSSSASSIPSIQLNSDEEIFCGSEVDNEYGESSLSFQAPILTPCKSHQVVMDADLIIADLVNKNVEYEVTVNELDGEENKWKEFSRKIELQKSLLEVLESERLVLLNENARLGYRVGTLVEENKGLSAESLFMKRKAGELARCVLKMRDDYRVCMLSRKIENLQAQIYSLEKRNKEYYEQLVKQEEEKKTKITMKKIMKHNAGEATLEDFFQVEEEEEEEEEADGDPKPRWQRSGGNVRGSGRRVSKIWDRMKNIDMLLCGPHYNASSC, from the coding sequence ATGAAAATGGTGTCTTCAAACGCTAACAAAGAGGAAGCCAAGGGGGACAGTTTTGCAGAACAAGCTGCAACGTATTACGAGAAGCGCCCTCAGCTATTGGCTCTGCTCCATGACCTCCACAATGGTTATCTCACCTTAACTGATCGTTACTGCCAAACGCTTGCTAAGCATAAGCATCGACATTCTTCATCAGCATCTTCAATTCCAAGCATTCAATTGAATTCTGATGAAGAAATTTTTTGTGGTAGTGAAGTTGACAATGAGTATGGTGAGAGCTCTTTGTCATTCCAAGCTCCAATTTTGACCCCATGCAAGAGTCATCAAGTTGTTATGGATGCTGACCTGATAATTGCTGACCTTGTGAATAAGAACGTGGAATATGAGGTCACTGTTAATGAGctggatggagaagagaacaAGTGGAAGGAGTTTTCAAGAAAAATAGAGCTCCAGAAAAGCTTGCTGGAAGTTTTGGAATCAGAGAGGCTGGTTTTATTAAATGAGAATGCTAGGTTAGGATACAGAGTAGGTACACTGGTGGAAGAGAACAAAGGGTTGTCTGCTGAGTCTTTGTTCATGAAGAGAAAGGCCGGTGAGCTTGCACGTTGTGTATTGAAGATGAGAGATGACTATAGAGTGTGTATGCTTAGCCGAAAAATTGAGAACCTGCAAGCTCAAATATATAGTTTGGAAAAGAGGAACAAGGAGTACTATGAGCAACTTGTTAAACAAGAAGAGGAGAAGAAGACTAAGATCACTATGAAGAAGATAATGAAACACAATGCTGGAGAAGCAACATTGGAGGATTTCTTTCAAGTagaagaggaggaggaggaggaggaggaggctGATGGTGATCCCAAACCGCGATGGCAGCGCAGTGGTGGCAATGTAAGAGGGAGTGGCAGGAGGGTTTCCAAGATTTGGGATAGGATGAAGAACATTGACATGCTTCTATGTGGTCCACACTACAACGCGTCTAGTTGCTGA
- the LOC108212340 gene encoding uncharacterized protein LOC108212340 yields the protein MEITKTKEGSVGLRYPMLTKSNYTTWSLKMKVFMKAQGVWAAIEGDPKTVVDERTVQIALAAIYQGVPEDVLLTIAEKETAKEAWEAIKTMSVGAERVKEAKVQTLKGEFESLTMKETDNIDDFCMKLSGIATNIRVLGEVMEESSVVRKILRAVPDKFLQIASNIEQFGDMKTMTVEDLVGRLKAHEEKIKGRCESADKQQLLLASQNQRPRAGYFRDKSKIRCYNCNTLGHYASECSKSRREREKRQEVNMAVVEDDEPALL from the coding sequence ATGGAAATAACCAAGACAAAAGAAGGCTCTGTGGGTTTACGCTATCCAATGCTAACGAAAAGTAACTATACAACATGGTCCCTGAAAATGAAGGTTTTCATGAAGGCGCAAGGTGTTTGGGCTGCGATCGAAGGAGACCCAAAGACTGTTGTTGATGAGAGGACGGTACAGATAGCTCTTGCAGCTATATACCAAGGCGTGCCAGAAGACGTACTGCTGACTATTGCTGAGAAAGAAACCGCAAAGGAAGCTTGGGAAGCCATTAAAACGATGAGTGTAGGAGCTGAGCGAGTGAAGGAGGCTAAGGTACAAACGTTAAAGGGAGAGTTTGAGTCTCTTACCATGAAGGAGACAGATAACATCGATGATTTCTGTATGAAGCTGAGCGGGATAGCGACCAACATACGGGTTCTTGGAGAAGTGATGGAGGAGTCAAGCGTTGTGAGGAAGATCCTACGTGCAGTCCCCGATAAATTTCTCCAGATAGCTTCAAATATCGAACAGTTCGGAGACATGAAAACTATGACGGTTGAAGACTTAGTGGGTCGTCTTAAAGCTCACGAGGAGAAAATAAAGGGCAGGTGTGAGAGCGCAGACAAACAACAACTTCTCTTGGCATCTCAGAATCAAAGACCTAGAGCTGGTTATTTCCGTGATAAGAGTAAGATCAGGTGCTACAACTGTAACACCTTGGGTCACTATGCATCAGAATGTAGCAAATCACGACGGGAAAGAGAGAAGAGGCAGGAAGTAAACATGGCAGTCGTCGAGGATGATGAACCAGCTTTGTTATAG